One genomic window of Sphingomonas sp. C3-2 includes the following:
- the lpdA gene encoding dihydrolipoyl dehydrogenase, producing MADTYDLIVLGSGPGGYVAAIRAAQLGMKTAIVERERLGGICLNWGCIPTKALLRSSEIYHYMTHAGDYGLEADDIGFDLSKIVKRSRKVADQLNGGVKGLMKKHKIDVHEGLGTLIGKGKLKVEKDGAKTELTAKNILIATGARARDLPFAKTDGKKIWTYRHAMVPEEMPTDLLVIGSGAIGVEFASFYSDMGAKVTIVEMLDRIMPVEDDEVSAFMQKALTKQGMTILSGTGVQKLEATAKGVTAEIKHKDGKVEAKEFSHAIVAIGIVPNVENIGLETLGIKQLPNRHIETDGYGRTNVDGIWAIGDVTAGPWLAHKAMHEAVVTIEAMAGLKGVHAVDKGNIPGCTYSRPQVASVGMTEAKAKEAGYKVKVGKFPFIGNGKAIALGEAEGFIKTVFDEATGELLGAHMVGAEVTELIQGYVIGRTLETTEAELMQTTFPHPTLSEMMHESVLGAYGRPLHI from the coding sequence TTGGCTGACACTTACGACCTTATCGTCCTCGGTTCGGGCCCCGGCGGCTATGTGGCCGCGATCCGCGCCGCCCAGCTTGGCATGAAGACCGCGATCGTCGAGCGCGAACGCCTGGGTGGCATCTGCCTCAACTGGGGCTGCATCCCGACCAAGGCGCTGCTGCGTTCGTCGGAAATCTATCATTACATGACCCATGCCGGCGATTACGGGCTTGAGGCGGACGATATCGGTTTCGACCTGTCGAAGATCGTCAAGCGCAGCCGCAAGGTGGCCGACCAGCTGAACGGCGGAGTCAAGGGCCTGATGAAGAAGCACAAGATCGATGTGCACGAAGGCCTTGGCACGCTCATCGGCAAGGGCAAGCTGAAGGTGGAGAAGGACGGCGCGAAGACCGAACTGACCGCCAAGAACATCCTGATCGCAACCGGCGCGCGCGCACGCGATCTGCCCTTCGCCAAGACCGATGGCAAGAAGATCTGGACCTATCGCCACGCGATGGTGCCCGAGGAAATGCCGACCGATCTGCTGGTGATCGGTTCGGGCGCCATCGGCGTCGAATTCGCAAGCTTCTATTCGGACATGGGCGCCAAGGTGACCATCGTCGAAATGCTCGACCGGATCATGCCGGTGGAGGATGACGAGGTGAGCGCGTTCATGCAGAAGGCGCTGACCAAGCAGGGCATGACGATCCTGTCGGGCACCGGCGTGCAGAAGCTCGAAGCGACCGCCAAAGGCGTGACCGCCGAGATCAAGCACAAGGACGGCAAGGTCGAGGCGAAGGAATTCAGCCACGCCATCGTCGCCATCGGCATCGTCCCCAATGTCGAGAATATCGGGCTCGAGACGCTGGGCATCAAGCAGCTGCCCAACCGTCATATCGAAACCGACGGCTATGGCCGCACCAATGTGGACGGCATCTGGGCGATCGGCGACGTGACCGCAGGCCCCTGGCTGGCGCACAAGGCTATGCACGAGGCGGTTGTCACGATCGAGGCGATGGCCGGGCTGAAGGGCGTCCATGCGGTGGACAAGGGCAACATTCCGGGCTGCACCTATTCGCGCCCGCAGGTGGCGTCGGTTGGCATGACCGAAGCCAAGGCGAAGGAAGCCGGGTATAAGGTGAAGGTGGGCAAATTCCCGTTCATCGGCAATGGCAAGGCGATCGCGCTGGGCGAAGCCGAGGGCTTTATCAAGACCGTGTTCGACGAAGCGACCGGCGAATTGCTGGGCGCGCACATGGTGGGTGCCGAAGTGACCGAGCTGATCCAGGGCTATGTGATCGGCCGAACGCTGGAGACCACCGAGGCCGAACTGATGCAGACGACCTTCCCGCACCCGACGCTTTCGGAAATGATGCATGAAAGCGTTCTGGGCGCCTATGGGCGGCCGCTGCACATCTGA
- a CDS encoding EVE domain-containing protein: protein MAYWLMKSEPDAYGWADLVRDGEGYWDGVRNNAAAGHIKAMQPGDLALFYHSNIGLEAVGIMEIVAPAEPDRTDESGRWVAVRVRPVRALPRPVSLKAIKAEPRLADIAMIRQSRLSVVPVSDAHWAVLMEMAGL, encoded by the coding sequence ATGGCATATTGGCTGATGAAATCCGAACCCGATGCCTATGGCTGGGCCGATCTGGTCCGCGACGGCGAAGGCTATTGGGACGGGGTGCGCAACAACGCCGCCGCCGGCCATATCAAGGCGATGCAGCCCGGCGACCTCGCGCTGTTCTATCACAGCAATATCGGCCTCGAAGCCGTGGGTATCATGGAGATCGTGGCACCGGCCGAACCCGACCGCACCGATGAAAGCGGCCGTTGGGTCGCGGTGCGCGTAAGGCCGGTCCGCGCCCTGCCCCGCCCCGTCAGCCTCAAGGCGATCAAGGCCGAACCCCGCCTCGCCGATATCGCGATGATCCGCCAATCGCGCCTGTCCGTCGTCCCCGTATCAGACGCACATTGGGCAGTATTGATGGAGATGGCGGGACTGTGA
- a CDS encoding M23 family metallopeptidase, with the protein MSRLQTGWNALSARVTRFFPDHEIHVHSGGQTRFLRISTGLQLKLVSGALLLLLLWAAFTAFMIGVKLQTVRDRAALDVEQIAASKTANRAKAWTDSVNGVAFELEQRQHMLDQMMESYFGKEEIAAARAPKTQKTALISPAIPEADPLARIEQRQIAFTQTLSSAAKLRTQEAEEALRGYGINPRVFARGRAPAAMGGPFIPVQGGGKHIAQLAASLTRLDQMERAMLAIPNGAPTAPMRLTSTFGYRSDPFNGRAAMHAGMDIAGPTGQQIMASAAGRVTFAGQASGYGNLVKIDHGHGIETRYGHLSAFNVKPGQIVERGQNIARMGSTGRSTGPHLHFEVRLNGRAMNPRPFLEANAELLEAQDRIEARFESIESHS; encoded by the coding sequence GTGTCCAGATTGCAAACGGGTTGGAACGCGCTGAGCGCGCGCGTCACCCGCTTTTTCCCTGATCATGAGATTCACGTCCATTCGGGCGGGCAGACGCGCTTCCTGCGCATTTCTACCGGGCTCCAGCTGAAACTGGTTTCGGGCGCCTTGCTGCTGCTTTTGCTGTGGGCGGCGTTCACCGCGTTCATGATCGGCGTCAAGCTGCAAACGGTGCGCGACCGCGCCGCGCTCGATGTCGAGCAGATCGCCGCCAGCAAGACTGCGAACCGCGCCAAGGCATGGACAGACAGTGTGAACGGCGTCGCGTTCGAACTCGAACAGCGCCAGCATATGCTCGACCAGATGATGGAAAGCTATTTCGGCAAGGAAGAGATCGCCGCCGCGCGGGCACCCAAGACGCAGAAGACGGCGTTGATCAGCCCCGCCATTCCCGAAGCCGACCCGCTAGCCCGCATCGAGCAGCGCCAGATCGCCTTTACCCAAACGCTTAGCTCGGCGGCCAAGCTGCGTACGCAGGAAGCCGAAGAGGCGTTGCGCGGCTATGGCATCAACCCGCGTGTTTTTGCCCGCGGCCGGGCGCCCGCCGCCATGGGCGGCCCCTTCATCCCCGTTCAGGGCGGCGGCAAGCATATCGCCCAGTTGGCCGCGTCGCTGACGCGGCTTGACCAGATGGAGCGTGCCATGCTGGCCATTCCCAATGGCGCGCCCACCGCGCCGATGCGGCTGACCAGCACCTTCGGCTATCGGTCCGACCCGTTCAACGGCCGCGCGGCCATGCATGCCGGCATGGACATTGCCGGCCCCACCGGCCAGCAGATCATGGCCTCGGCGGCAGGCCGCGTCACCTTTGCCGGGCAGGCATCGGGCTATGGCAATCTCGTCAAGATCGACCATGGCCACGGCATCGAAACGCGCTACGGCCATCTTTCCGCCTTCAACGTGAAGCCTGGACAGATAGTCGAACGCGGCCAGAACATTGCACGCATGGGCAGCACCGGCCGCTCGACCGGCCCGCACCTCCATTTCGAAGTGCGCCTCAACGGCCGCGCGATGAACCCGCGCCCGTTTCTCGAGGCCAATGCCGAACTTCTTGAAGCACAGGACCGCATCGAAGCCCGCTTCGAAAGCATCGAATCCCATAGCTAA
- a CDS encoding LysE family translocator: MTLHNWWLFFAAVFLLCGTPGPNMLHVMTRSVHFGFRRSIAAMAGCLSAMMIVLAASAAGLTALLLAFPVLFDILRYLGVAYLVYLGIKAWRENDAPIDIGTDTLGPTLSPAQLFRGGLFIGLSNPKLLLFASAFLPQFIDRAAPEAPQFAILVVTFLTTEMFWYGVYALGGRRIAPLLARPGLNRAFNRLTAIIFMGFGFALLRARP, from the coding sequence ATGACGCTTCATAATTGGTGGCTGTTCTTTGCCGCCGTCTTCCTGCTTTGCGGCACGCCCGGCCCCAATATGCTGCACGTGATGACGCGCAGCGTTCATTTCGGCTTTCGCCGGAGCATCGCCGCGATGGCGGGATGCCTTAGCGCGATGATGATCGTGCTGGCCGCCTCTGCCGCGGGGCTCACCGCGCTGCTCCTCGCGTTTCCGGTGCTGTTCGATATCCTGCGTTATCTGGGCGTCGCCTATCTCGTCTATCTGGGCATCAAGGCGTGGCGCGAAAATGATGCTCCCATCGATATCGGCACGGACACGCTTGGCCCGACGCTATCGCCCGCACAGCTTTTTCGCGGCGGGCTGTTCATCGGCCTGAGCAATCCGAAGCTGCTACTTTTCGCCAGCGCCTTCCTGCCGCAATTCATCGACCGCGCCGCACCCGAGGCACCGCAATTCGCGATCCTCGTGGTCACCTTCCTCACCACCGAAATGTTCTGGTACGGCGTCTATGCGCTGGGCGGGCGCCGTATCGCGCCGCTCTTGGCGCGGCCCGGCCTCAACCGCGCGTTCAACCGGCTAACGGCTATCATCTTCATGGGATTTGGCTTTGCGCTGCTGCGCGCGCGTCCTTGA
- a CDS encoding pyruvate dehydrogenase complex dihydrolipoamide acetyltransferase, with amino-acid sequence MPIELKMPALSPTMEEGTLAKWLVKEGDTVSSGDLLAEIETDKATMEFEAVDEGVIAKLMVAEGTDGVKVGEVIAIIAEEGEDVSAAPAPKKQAAPAKAEDKPAVTAEAPKPAAAAPAPVAKPADDGSRVKASPLARRIAEARGVDLSGVAGSGPNGRIVKADVEAATPGAAKAAAPAPVAAAAPVAAPAPVAAIEGIPSETVKLSNMRKTIAKRLTESKQQVPHFYLTLDCNLDALLKLRTDLNAGLAARNIKLSVNDLLIKALGVALEQVPDANVSYAGDQLIKYARADVSMAVAIPGGLITPVITDAGSKAVSKIATEAKDLATRARDGKLQPHEYQGGTASISNLGMFGIKQFDAVINPPQGMILAVGAGEKRPYVVNDALAIATVMTATGSFDHRAIDGAVGAELMAAFKALIENPLALVA; translated from the coding sequence ATGCCGATCGAACTCAAGATGCCCGCTCTCTCGCCCACGATGGAGGAAGGCACGCTCGCAAAATGGCTGGTGAAAGAGGGGGATACCGTTTCTTCCGGTGACTTGCTGGCCGAGATCGAGACCGACAAGGCAACGATGGAATTCGAGGCCGTCGACGAAGGCGTGATCGCCAAGCTCATGGTGGCCGAGGGTACCGACGGCGTGAAAGTGGGCGAAGTGATCGCGATCATCGCCGAGGAAGGCGAAGATGTTTCGGCTGCGCCCGCGCCCAAGAAGCAAGCTGCGCCCGCCAAGGCCGAGGACAAGCCCGCCGTAACGGCCGAGGCACCGAAGCCCGCCGCCGCAGCGCCCGCCCCCGTCGCAAAGCCCGCCGACGATGGCAGCCGTGTCAAGGCGAGCCCGCTCGCGCGTCGCATCGCCGAGGCGCGCGGTGTCGATCTTTCGGGCGTCGCCGGATCGGGGCCCAATGGCCGCATCGTGAAGGCTGACGTGGAAGCCGCGACGCCGGGCGCCGCCAAGGCTGCCGCACCGGCGCCTGTGGCCGCCGCCGCACCGGTAGCAGCCCCTGCGCCCGTGGCCGCGATCGAGGGCATTCCGTCCGAAACGGTCAAGCTGTCGAACATGCGCAAGACGATTGCGAAGCGTCTGACCGAATCCAAGCAGCAGGTGCCGCATTTCTACCTGACGCTCGACTGCAACCTCGACGCGTTGCTCAAGCTGCGCACCGATCTCAACGCCGGTCTCGCTGCGCGCAACATCAAGCTTTCGGTCAACGACCTGCTGATCAAGGCACTGGGCGTTGCGCTGGAACAGGTGCCCGACGCGAATGTGAGCTATGCCGGCGACCAGCTGATCAAATATGCGCGCGCCGATGTCTCGATGGCGGTGGCGATCCCCGGCGGGCTCATCACCCCCGTGATCACCGATGCGGGCAGCAAGGCGGTGTCGAAGATCGCGACCGAGGCGAAGGACCTTGCCACCCGCGCGCGCGACGGCAAGCTGCAGCCACATGAATATCAGGGCGGTACCGCCTCGATCTCCAACCTCGGCATGTTCGGCATCAAGCAGTTCGACGCCGTGATCAATCCGCCCCAGGGCATGATCCTGGCGGTGGGCGCTGGCGAAAAGCGCCCCTATGTCGTCAATGACGCGCTGGCGATTGCCACCGTAATGACGGCAACCGGCAGCTTCGATCACCGCGCGATCGACGGCGCGGTCGGCGCGGAGCTGATGGCGGCGTTCAAGGCGCTCATCGAAAACCCGCTGGCGCTGGTCGCCTGA
- a CDS encoding amidohydrolase family protein has protein sequence MKTKLLLGAAMLLGAFAAPAQAETVVITADRMIDVLAGRVVNDPVVVVTDGRIVSVNGAGATADARRIDLRGKTILPGLIDMHVHLDSNPVYGGYTNLQFTDQFWTVQGVANARAMLDAGFTTVRNVGSEHYSDVAYKQAIDEGLMIGPRIVPAAHALGATGGHCDSTYLPPSFNAKGVAVGDGPQELRVRVREQRKYGAEVIKVCATGGVFSRNTEPGQQQLSEEELRAIADEAHQWGLKVAAHAHGAAGIKAAIRAGIDTIEHASLIDDEGIRLAKERGAWLSMDIFNTEYTQAEGARNGVMEDNLRKDREVAQIQRDNFRKAVQAGVKMLFATDAGVMPHGTAAGQFRVMTEYGMTPMAAIQSATRSAAEALGREKDVGAIAPGRFADIVAVDGDPLTNIRLLEKISVVIKGGEVVKAVD, from the coding sequence ATGAAGACGAAGCTGTTGCTGGGGGCGGCGATGCTGCTGGGGGCGTTCGCCGCCCCTGCGCAGGCCGAAACGGTGGTGATCACCGCCGATCGGATGATCGACGTGTTGGCCGGCCGTGTGGTGAACGATCCCGTGGTCGTCGTCACCGATGGCCGGATCGTCTCGGTGAACGGCGCGGGGGCGACCGCCGACGCCAGGCGCATCGATCTGCGTGGCAAGACCATCCTGCCCGGGCTGATCGACATGCACGTCCATCTCGACAGCAACCCCGTTTACGGCGGCTATACCAATCTGCAGTTTACCGATCAGTTCTGGACGGTGCAGGGTGTGGCCAATGCCCGCGCGATGCTCGATGCCGGGTTCACCACCGTCCGCAATGTCGGCTCTGAACATTATTCGGATGTCGCCTATAAGCAGGCGATCGACGAGGGGCTGATGATCGGGCCGCGCATCGTCCCCGCCGCGCACGCGCTGGGCGCCACCGGCGGGCATTGCGACAGCACCTATTTGCCGCCGTCGTTCAACGCCAAGGGCGTGGCCGTGGGCGATGGCCCGCAGGAACTGCGCGTGCGGGTGCGCGAGCAGCGCAAATATGGTGCCGAGGTGATCAAGGTCTGCGCGACGGGCGGCGTGTTTTCTCGCAATACCGAGCCGGGTCAGCAGCAATTGAGCGAGGAAGAACTGCGTGCCATCGCCGATGAGGCGCATCAATGGGGCCTGAAGGTTGCCGCACACGCGCACGGCGCGGCCGGCATCAAGGCGGCGATCCGCGCCGGGATCGATACGATCGAGCATGCCAGCCTGATCGACGATGAAGGCATACGCCTCGCCAAGGAACGCGGTGCGTGGCTGTCGATGGATATCTTCAACACCGAATATACCCAGGCCGAAGGCGCCAGGAACGGCGTGATGGAAGACAATCTGCGCAAGGACCGCGAGGTCGCCCAGATCCAGCGCGATAATTTCCGCAAGGCCGTGCAGGCGGGCGTGAAGATGCTGTTCGCCACCGATGCGGGCGTGATGCCGCACGGCACTGCGGCGGGCCAGTTCCGCGTCATGACCGAATATGGCATGACGCCGATGGCCGCGATCCAGTCTGCGACGCGCAGCGCTGCCGAGGCACTGGGCCGTGAAAAGGATGTCGGCGCGATCGCACCCGGCCGCTTCGCCGATATCGTCGCGGTCGACGGCGATCCGCTGACCAATATCCGTCTGCTCGAGAAAATTTCCGTCGTGATCAAGGGCGGCGAAGTGGTGAAGGCGGTCGACTGA
- a CDS encoding multidrug effflux MFS transporter, whose protein sequence is MSTPAPASATEGFRPGFREFVAIIASVMALVALGIDAMLPALPAIGDSLGVTLENHRQYVISAFMLGFGLAQIVIGTMSDRFGRRPVLIAALGGYAVFAVVAAFAPSFEMLLLARALQGASAAGGRVLVTSIVRDRYAGRQMARVMSLAFIIFMAAPILAPAVGQAVLLFAPWRWIFAVLAIAGAALLIWVTLRLPETLAPENRAPITPRRIATAFGRVVRDRQSSGYTLALSLLTGALYGFINSVQQVVSQTFGKPELLVVVFGAVASTMAFGSFFNSRFVVRWGMRYIGHWALIGFILFSVLHFVISLAGHETLVSFMILQAAIMACFGLATSNFGALAMEHLGDVAGTASSLQGSFSTIFGAGIGVAIGQSFDGTTVPLYGGFTLCGLLALGVLLIVERGKLFHRSPE, encoded by the coding sequence ATGAGCACGCCCGCACCCGCATCCGCCACCGAGGGCTTCCGCCCCGGCTTTCGCGAATTTGTCGCCATCATCGCCTCGGTGATGGCGCTCGTCGCGCTGGGGATCGATGCAATGCTGCCGGCGCTGCCCGCGATCGGCGACTCACTCGGCGTGACGCTCGAAAACCACCGCCAATATGTAATTTCGGCGTTCATGCTCGGCTTCGGCCTCGCCCAGATCGTCATCGGCACGATGTCGGACCGGTTCGGGCGGCGCCCCGTGCTGATCGCCGCGCTCGGCGGCTATGCGGTGTTCGCGGTCGTGGCGGCCTTTGCCCCCAGCTTTGAAATGCTGCTGCTGGCGCGTGCGTTGCAGGGGGCATCGGCCGCGGGCGGGCGCGTGCTCGTCACCTCCATCGTGCGCGATCGCTATGCCGGTCGCCAGATGGCGCGCGTGATGAGCCTTGCCTTCATCATCTTCATGGCGGCGCCCATTCTTGCTCCCGCCGTCGGCCAGGCGGTGCTGCTGTTTGCGCCCTGGCGCTGGATCTTCGCAGTGCTCGCCATTGCCGGCGCGGCGCTGCTGATCTGGGTGACCCTGCGCCTGCCCGAAACGCTCGCCCCCGAAAACCGGGCGCCAATCACCCCGCGCCGCATTGCCACCGCCTTTGGCCGCGTGGTGCGCGATCGCCAGTCTTCAGGCTATACACTTGCGCTTTCGCTGCTCACCGGCGCGCTTTACGGCTTCATCAATTCGGTGCAGCAGGTCGTCTCGCAAACCTTCGGCAAACCGGAACTGCTCGTCGTCGTGTTCGGCGCGGTCGCCAGCACCATGGCGTTCGGATCCTTCTTCAACTCGCGTTTCGTCGTGCGCTGGGGGATGCGCTATATCGGCCATTGGGCACTGATCGGCTTCATCCTGTTCAGCGTGCTCCATTTCGTCATCTCGCTTGCCGGGCATGAAACGCTCGTCTCGTTCATGATCCTGCAGGCGGCGATCATGGCGTGCTTCGGGCTCGCCACCTCGAATTTCGGCGCGCTTGCGATGGAGCATTTGGGCGATGTCGCGGGCACCGCCAGCTCGCTCCAGGGATCCTTCTCCACCATTTTCGGCGCGGGCATCGGCGTCGCGATCGGGCAGAGCTTCGACGGCACCACCGTGCCGCTTTACGGCGGCTTCACGCTGTGCGGTCTGCTCGCGCTCGGCGTGCTGCTGATCGTCGAACGCGGCAAGCTGTTCCACCGCAGCCCGGAATAA
- a CDS encoding phosphatase PAP2 family protein, translated as MDAVNRRFLKIGLACWAVAAIVIALAASGMTLGLDRALLTGLRQITGALPEAANGVMRGISWLGDGWPRSLLALGFILFLMLKRMLRPASYILYTALGIAALNAWALKPLLARARPDIVPYLVQVDQSFSLPSGHAANSAAVYGAVALIASVLWWRKRQRRAIWGAAGVLVFLIGLSRVWLGVHWPSDVVAGWLVGAGWAFLLAAALKPVLARQT; from the coding sequence ATGGATGCTGTCAACCGGCGGTTCCTGAAGATCGGGCTTGCCTGCTGGGCGGTGGCGGCCATCGTCATCGCGCTGGCGGCAAGCGGGATGACGCTTGGGCTCGACCGTGCGCTCCTGACCGGGCTGCGGCAGATAACCGGGGCGCTTCCCGAAGCCGCGAACGGCGTGATGCGCGGTATCAGCTGGCTGGGTGATGGCTGGCCACGCTCGCTCCTCGCCCTGGGCTTCATCCTGTTTCTGATGCTCAAGCGCATGCTGCGCCCGGCATCTTATATCCTCTACACCGCGCTCGGCATCGCTGCGCTCAACGCTTGGGCGCTGAAACCGCTGCTGGCGCGGGCGCGGCCCGATATCGTGCCCTATCTGGTGCAGGTGGATCAAAGCTTCAGCTTGCCCAGCGGGCATGCCGCGAACAGCGCGGCGGTCTACGGCGCGGTGGCGCTGATCGCGAGCGTGCTCTGGTGGCGCAAGCGGCAGCGCCGCGCGATCTGGGGTGCGGCGGGTGTGTTGGTGTTCCTGATCGGCTTGTCGCGCGTCTGGCTGGGGGTACATTGGCCAAGCGATGTGGTTGCCGGGTGGCTGGTCGGGGCCGGTTGGGCCTTCCTGCTGGCGGCGGCGTTGAAACCAGTTCTGGCGCGGCAGACCTGA
- a CDS encoding universal stress protein, whose protein sequence is MRTYLVVIDETEEAGIALRFAARRAAKTGGTVEILALIPPSEFVQWGGVQATIEEEARLRAEALVAGAAGTLVEEAGVRPSITVKQGEPIPVVRQMLAENAHIAALVLGAAATGAPGPLVSHFTGADAGKLPCPIMIIPGSLSGEAIDRLS, encoded by the coding sequence ATGCGCACATATCTTGTCGTAATCGACGAGACGGAGGAGGCGGGAATCGCACTTCGTTTCGCCGCCCGACGCGCCGCGAAAACCGGCGGAACGGTAGAAATTCTGGCGCTTATCCCGCCGTCAGAGTTCGTTCAGTGGGGCGGCGTTCAGGCGACGATCGAAGAAGAGGCGCGGCTGCGCGCAGAAGCGCTGGTCGCCGGTGCCGCCGGCACTCTAGTCGAGGAAGCGGGCGTCCGCCCCTCGATCACGGTGAAACAGGGCGAACCCATTCCCGTCGTTCGCCAGATGCTGGCCGAGAACGCGCATATCGCTGCGCTCGTGCTCGGCGCGGCAGCCACGGGGGCGCCGGGGCCGCTCGTCAGCCACTTTACCGGGGCCGATGCGGGCAAGTTGCCCTGCCCCATCATGATCATCCCCGGCTCGCTCAGCGGCGAGGCGATCGACCGGCTGAGCTAG